A single Acidaminococcus sp. DNA region contains:
- a CDS encoding ABC transporter ATP-binding protein, with protein sequence MLKVKDLNVYYGAIHAVKGISLEVGDGEIVTLIGSNGAGKTTTLQTISGILKPKTGSIEFNGEELVGVPAHKIVGKGLVHVPEGRHVFSNMTVMENLDMGAYLRADKDGIEKDRKKVFELFPRLYERREQMAGTLSGGEQQMLAMGRALMSKPKTLLLDEPSMGLAPLLVKEIFSIIKSIHEQGTTVLLVEQNANMALSIADRAYVLETGRIVLSGTAAEMAASEEVRKAYLGG encoded by the coding sequence ACGCTGTAAAAGGCATCAGTCTGGAAGTCGGAGACGGAGAGATCGTAACTCTGATTGGCTCCAATGGTGCCGGCAAGACGACTACGCTGCAGACGATTTCCGGAATTTTGAAACCCAAAACCGGCTCCATTGAATTTAACGGAGAGGAACTCGTAGGCGTTCCGGCCCATAAAATTGTGGGTAAAGGCCTTGTGCATGTACCGGAAGGGCGTCACGTTTTTTCCAATATGACGGTCATGGAAAACCTGGATATGGGGGCTTATCTTCGGGCCGATAAAGACGGTATTGAAAAGGACCGCAAAAAAGTCTTTGAATTATTTCCCCGTCTTTATGAACGCCGTGAACAAATGGCAGGTACCTTATCCGGCGGCGAGCAGCAGATGCTGGCTATGGGACGGGCGCTGATGAGCAAGCCGAAAACACTGCTGCTGGACGAACCTTCCATGGGGCTTGCACCGCTTCTGGTAAAGGAAATCTTTTCGATTATCAAAAGTATTCACGAACAGGGCACGACTGTTCTTTTGGTAGAACAGAATGCAAATATGGCGCTTTCTATTGCCGACCGTGCTTATGTGCTCGAAACGGGCCGCATTGTCCTGTCAGGAACGGCTGCAGAAATGGCAGCCAGCGAAGAAGTCCGTAAGGCTTATCTGGGTGGTTAA
- a CDS encoding DUF951 domain-containing protein, translated as MKADTDYKVGDIVRMKKAHPCGSYEWEILRTGMDFGIKCRGCGHFVMLPRQKFEKNVRDVLLHKE; from the coding sequence ATGAAAGCTGACACAGATTACAAAGTAGGAGACATCGTGCGGATGAAAAAAGCCCATCCCTGCGGATCCTATGAATGGGAAATCCTGAGAACAGGTATGGACTTTGGCATCAAATGCCGCGGCTGCGGACACTTTGTCATGCTTCCGAGACAAAAGTTCGAAAAAAACGTGCGCGATGTACTGCTGCACAAAGAGTAA
- a CDS encoding CBS and ACT domain-containing protein: protein MKVEELMTKVVKVVKADQSLLEIRELMLNNNLRRIPVVDKEGHLKGIVTDGDVSRATPSDASTLDRYEANYILGKLKAQDLMTKAVITVKAEDGVETAAYLMYKNKIGALPVVNENNEIVGIISDTDIFKAFVDLLGYAKTSTKITIDTLDRVGVLADLTQIFKDRGVNIISVITRKLGPKRAAVTVRANLTNAMDIIQTIRDAGFVITEISTLKVDDRHES, encoded by the coding sequence ATGAAAGTCGAAGAATTGATGACCAAAGTTGTAAAAGTAGTAAAAGCTGATCAGTCCCTGCTTGAAATCAGGGAACTGATGCTGAATAATAACTTGCGCCGGATTCCGGTCGTAGATAAGGAAGGCCATCTGAAGGGTATCGTGACCGACGGGGATGTATCCCGGGCTACACCGTCCGATGCCAGTACACTGGACCGGTATGAAGCCAATTATATTTTGGGCAAACTGAAAGCCCAGGACTTAATGACAAAAGCGGTCATTACTGTGAAAGCGGAAGACGGGGTAGAAACCGCGGCCTATCTGATGTATAAGAATAAAATCGGGGCATTGCCGGTCGTCAATGAGAATAATGAGATTGTCGGGATTATTTCCGATACGGATATTTTCAAAGCCTTCGTTGATCTGTTGGGATATGCGAAGACTTCGACCAAGATTACTATCGATACGCTCGACCGGGTGGGCGTTCTCGCCGATTTGACCCAGATTTTCAAGGATCGCGGCGTCAATATTATTTCTGTTATTACCCGCAAGCTTGGACCGAAACGGGCAGCCGTTACTGTGCGCGCCAATCTGACCAATGCCATGGACATCATTCAGACAATCAGGGATGCCGGATTTGTGATTACCGAAATCTCGACACTGAAGGTGGATGACAGACATGAAAGCTGA